The genomic stretch CGCGGCGCGCCCTCGATACGCGCAAGCCCGGCCTCGAGGGCCGCAGCCGTGAGCTCGCGCAACTCTTTGTCCGTCCTGCCCCCGGTCTCGATGGGCTCGCCGATGAGGATGGTCACATTCGAGGGCCTTATGAGCATACTCCCGTCACGCATGATGTCCCTGGTGCCGACGATGGCAAGGGGCACGATGGGCACGCCGCTTCGGGCGGCCAGCAGGAAGCCGCCGCGCTTGAGCGGCAGCAGTCCCCGTCCGCTCGTGTTGCGCGTGCCCTCGGGGAAGATGAGGACCGACGTGCCCTCGCTGATCTTCTTCGCCGCCGCCAGCATGCTCCGGTACGCCTTTGTCGCCCTCTCCCGCTCGATGGCTATGTAGCCCGCAAGGCTCATGGTCCAGCCTATGACCGGTATGGAGAAGAGGCTCTTCTTGGCGATCCACCGGAACCGGACCGGCACGCAGCCCATGACGGCCGGTATGTCGAAGATGCCCCTGTGGTTGGCCGCCAGTATCATGGGGCCCTCCGCCGGCAGGTTCTCAAGGCCCCTCACCTCCACCTTCACGCCCGCCAGGGCGAGGACGATCCTCGCCCACAGCGAACCCACCGAGTGGACCATGTCGCCGCTGCGGTCAAGGAGAGCGCACAGGAGTACGACCGCAAAGAGCAGCGCCGTCACGGGCAGGCCCGCCGCCCAGAGGATTAGCGTCCTGAAAAGCATGGGAAATTTTACTTTCTCATGGCCCTGAAGTCAAATTCTTTGCTTGCGGCGGGAGAAAAAGGCCGCCGCGTCCCCGCCGGGCGCCTCCTTTCGGCGCCACTCTAAAAACCCTTGACGCAGGAGG from Deltaproteobacteria bacterium encodes the following:
- a CDS encoding 1-acyl-sn-glycerol-3-phosphate acyltransferase, producing the protein MLFRTLILWAAGLPVTALLFAVVLLCALLDRSGDMVHSVGSLWARIVLALAGVKVEVRGLENLPAEGPMILAANHRGIFDIPAVMGCVPVRFRWIAKKSLFSIPVIGWTMSLAGYIAIERERATKAYRSMLAAAKKISEGTSVLIFPEGTRNTSGRGLLPLKRGGFLLAARSGVPIVPLAIVGTRDIMRDGSMLIRPSNVTILIGEPIETGGRTDKELRELTAAALEAGLARIEGAPRSNPREETVNDI